A region of Fibrobacter succinogenes subsp. succinogenes S85 DNA encodes the following proteins:
- a CDS encoding diguanylate cyclase domain-containing protein: MNFDELLSHYKAKACIVSVEFFPDGTYGNIRVVAGNKAHCDDMASLNHPFEPGCPYEACFPKNPNFEEHCYCCVHEGKPLHAYVDLYMMGLWLNMFLLPLDSDQENIGYCIYCYDVTPKADSSAMADLSADTAADVLKACIKLRGSGDIKHAFQDVVEDIRQICGSDHCCILLTDDEKCTCSIFAESLRRGSSLYPMARYIEGFYTITETWPGTLAGSTCIILKDERDMDKLREQNPVWSASLDYAGVKSVVLFPLRHGGKLLGYMWALNFNIDDVIKIKETLELTTFFIASEIASYKLLNKLEVMSTIDSLTGIKNRNVMNNYVDQIVEGQVPMPKAVLFADLNGLKRVNDEQGHVAGDKMLRKAASILQSIFHDGEVFRAGGDEFMVLVSEIDESEAQRRIDQVHYLSKITDDVRFSIGLSYGEMDIRAAMRHADECMYADKNAYYMANPELKYR, encoded by the coding sequence ATGAATTTTGACGAGTTACTGTCTCACTATAAGGCCAAAGCCTGCATTGTATCTGTTGAATTTTTCCCGGATGGAACATACGGAAATATCCGTGTGGTTGCGGGCAACAAGGCCCACTGTGATGACATGGCTTCGCTCAATCATCCGTTTGAACCTGGCTGCCCTTATGAGGCGTGCTTCCCCAAGAATCCGAATTTCGAAGAACATTGTTACTGCTGCGTGCATGAAGGCAAGCCGCTCCATGCCTATGTAGACCTTTATATGATGGGCCTTTGGCTTAACATGTTCCTGCTTCCGCTGGATTCGGACCAGGAAAATATCGGCTACTGCATTTACTGTTACGACGTGACTCCCAAGGCGGACTCCTCGGCGATGGCAGACCTTTCTGCGGATACCGCTGCGGATGTGCTGAAGGCTTGCATCAAGCTTCGCGGCTCGGGCGATATCAAGCATGCGTTCCAGGACGTTGTTGAAGATATTCGCCAAATTTGTGGCTCCGACCATTGCTGTATTCTGTTGACGGATGATGAAAAATGCACTTGTTCGATTTTTGCAGAATCTCTCCGTCGCGGGTCTAGCCTTTATCCGATGGCCCGTTATATAGAGGGCTTTTACACGATTACGGAAACCTGGCCGGGTACGCTGGCAGGTAGTACTTGCATCATTCTGAAAGATGAACGTGACATGGACAAGTTGCGTGAACAAAATCCTGTCTGGAGCGCCTCGCTGGATTACGCGGGTGTTAAGTCTGTGGTGCTCTTCCCGCTGCGACATGGCGGTAAATTGCTCGGCTACATGTGGGCGCTCAATTTCAACATCGACGATGTGATAAAGATTAAGGAAACTCTTGAACTCACGACGTTCTTTATCGCTTCTGAAATTGCAAGCTATAAGCTTTTGAACAAGCTAGAAGTAATGAGCACGATTGATTCCTTGACGGGAATCAAGAACAGAAACGTGATGAATAATTACGTGGACCAGATTGTTGAAGGTCAGGTGCCGATGCCGAAGGCTGTGCTTTTTGCAGACCTGAACGGTCTCAAGCGCGTGAACGATGAACAGGGGCATGTGGCGGGCGACAAGATGTTGCGCAAGGCGGCCTCGATTCTGCAAAGTATTTTCCATGATGGGGAAGTATTCCGTGCAGGTGGTGACGAGTTCATGGTGCTCGTGTCCGAAATTGATGAGAGCGAAGCGCAACGCCGTATAGACCAAGTCCATTACTTGTCAAAGATTACGGATGATGTCCGTTTCTCAATAGGCTTGAGTTATGGCGAAATGGATATACGTGCTGCCATGCGTCATGCTGACGAGTGCATGTACGCCGACAAGAATGCCTATTACATGGCCAATCCGGAATTGAAATATCGGTAG